In Rattus norvegicus strain BN/NHsdMcwi chromosome 1, GRCr8, whole genome shotgun sequence, a genomic segment contains:
- the Klk15 gene encoding kallikrein-related peptidase 15 precursor, which produces MWLLLAFILLVSAAQDGDKVLEGEECVPHSQPWQVALFERGRFNCGAFLISPHWVLTAAHCQTRFMRVRLGEHNLRKFDGPEQLRSVSRIIPHPGYEARTHRHDIMLLRLFRPARLTPQVRPVALPTRCPLLGEDCVVSGWGLLSDNSPGATGSHKSQVRLPDTLHCANISIISEASCNKDYPGRVLPTMVCAGVEGGGTDSCEGDSGGPLVCGGALQGIVSWGDVPCDTTTKPGVYTKVCSYMDWIRKNMRRN; this is translated from the exons CGCAGGATGGTGACAAGGTCCTAGAAGGCGAGGAGTGTGTACCTCATTCGCAGCCATGGCAAGTGGCCCTCTTCGAACGCGGCCGCTTCAATTGTGGTGCATTTCTCATCTCCCCTCACTGGGTGTTGACTGCTGCCCACTGCCAAACCCG CTTCATGAGAGTGCGCCTGGGTGAGCACAACCTTCGAAAGTTCGATGGCCCAGAACAACTGCGCTCTGTCTCTCGCATCATCCCACATCCGGGCTACGAGGCTCGCACCCACCGGCATGACATCATGCTATTGCGACTTTTCCGGCCTGCCCGCCTAACACCCCAGGTGCGTCCTGTGGCTCTGCCCACACGTTGCCCCCTCCTCGGTGAGGACTGCGTGGTGTCAGGCTGGGGCCTGTTATCAGACAACAGCCCTGGAGCCACAGGGAGTCACAAGTCACAAG tgagactccCTGATACGTTGCATTGTGCCAACATCAGCATTATCTCTGAGGCATCTTGCAACAAGGACTACCCTGGTCGCGTGTTGCCCACCATGGTGTGTGCTGGTGTCGAGGGCGGTGGCACGGACTCCTGTGAG GGTGACTCTGGAGGACCCTTGGTCTGCGGGGGTGCCCTGCAGGGCATTGTATCCTGGGGTGATGTCCCCTGTGATACTACCACCAAGCCTGGAGTCTACACAAAAGTCTGCAGCTACATGGACTGGATCAGGAAAAATATGAGAAGGAACTGA